The proteins below come from a single Mucilaginibacter mali genomic window:
- the porM gene encoding type IX secretion system motor protein PorM/GldM, with protein sequence MAGGKETTRQKLINIMYLVLIAMLALNVSDSVLNAFRNLRNSMDTAKNNSQASLDQLFSTFESTKLKESPVRAKPILDTAKMAKGYADDLNKYVEDLKQQMIKEGEDIDTLTKDVTKRSDLDITPRMMITEGKAKVLKEKILDTRQKLISLLNTKDQGSVTFTLNAEDQKIGGKVTSWEDANFGDGTPLTAGLTVLTKIQADTKNAETEIVKKIFGKMDQALVTLDKFNAVAVAPSSYVIAGQPYTAEVFLTASDSKSNPVVAVGGSILPTTEGKGKYTVVTSKEGIYTWTGTVTVKQTDGTSKTYNTGPQTYQVAKPSAVVSPDKMNVLYIGVPNPISVSAPGIAKEKLKVSIEGGELSGSAGHYTATVSNIGKATVTVSGDIGGGKVQVLGSTEFRTKRIPPPIPQFAGKTTGTTSSANIKSQDRIFAELKGFDFDAKFNVVRFNLLVIKPRQDPIQKTGNSGLLSPDIKAALNTVTPGTTVVFTNIIAVGPDGVQQDIGGIVLSAN encoded by the coding sequence ATGGCCGGAGGTAAAGAAACAACTCGTCAAAAATTGATCAACATCATGTATTTGGTGCTGATCGCTATGTTGGCATTAAACGTATCCGATTCTGTATTGAACGCGTTCAGGAACCTGCGCAACAGCATGGACACTGCTAAAAATAATTCGCAGGCAAGTTTGGATCAGCTGTTTTCTACATTCGAATCAACAAAACTAAAAGAATCGCCTGTAAGGGCTAAGCCTATTTTAGATACCGCTAAAATGGCAAAGGGATATGCTGATGATCTGAATAAATATGTAGAGGATCTGAAACAGCAAATGATAAAAGAGGGTGAAGATATTGACACCTTGACGAAGGATGTGACCAAACGTTCGGACCTGGATATTACTCCACGTATGATGATAACTGAAGGTAAGGCGAAGGTTTTGAAAGAGAAAATTTTAGACACCCGTCAAAAACTGATCAGCTTGTTAAATACTAAAGATCAGGGAAGTGTCACCTTTACCCTTAACGCCGAAGACCAGAAGATCGGTGGTAAAGTTACCTCATGGGAAGATGCCAACTTTGGCGACGGCACGCCACTAACAGCGGGCTTAACTGTATTAACAAAGATACAAGCCGATACCAAGAATGCCGAGACCGAGATCGTTAAAAAGATCTTTGGCAAGATGGATCAGGCTTTGGTAACGCTTGATAAATTTAATGCGGTAGCCGTGGCGCCAAGTAGCTATGTAATAGCAGGGCAACCTTATACCGCGGAAGTATTCCTGACAGCGTCAGATTCAAAATCAAATCCCGTAGTGGCTGTAGGTGGTAGTATTTTACCAACAACTGAAGGTAAAGGTAAATACACTGTAGTAACCAGCAAAGAAGGGATTTATACCTGGACAGGCACCGTTACCGTTAAGCAAACAGACGGTACTTCGAAAACATACAACACAGGGCCACAAACTTACCAGGTTGCCAAGCCATCGGCTGTAGTATCGCCCGATAAGATGAATGTACTATACATCGGCGTTCCAAACCCGATATCGGTATCTGCCCCGGGTATAGCTAAAGAAAAACTGAAAGTGAGCATTGAAGGCGGTGAATTATCTGGTTCGGCCGGGCATTATACCGCTACCGTTAGCAATATCGGCAAGGCTACCGTTACTGTATCCGGCGATATTGGCGGTGGTAAGGTACAGGTGTTGGGTAGTACCGAATTCCGTACCAAACGCATTCCGCCTCCTATACCGCAATTTGCAGGAAAAACCACGGGTACTACAAGTTCAGCTAATATCAAGTCGCAGGATAGGATCTTTGCCGAATTAAAAGGTTTTGACTTCGACGCTAAATTTAACGTTGTACGCTTTAACCTGCTGGTAATTAAACCAAGGCAGGACCCTATTCAGAAAACCGGCAACAGTGGTTTATTATCGCCCGATATTAAGGCGGCTTTAAACACCGTTACGCCCGGTACTACTGTAGTATTTACAAACATTATCGCCGTTGGCCCCGATGGGGTGCAACAAGATATAGGCGGTATCGTATTATCAGCTAATTAA
- a CDS encoding AtpZ/AtpI family protein: MAKNEQDDLGNEGRAYAKFTGLAFQMIAIIGLMAYAGYKIDQSAGHQTKWVTAAMSLAGVFISMYLVIRAVKN; the protein is encoded by the coding sequence ATGGCTAAAAATGAACAGGATGATCTGGGCAACGAAGGCAGGGCTTATGCTAAGTTTACCGGGCTTGCCTTCCAAATGATCGCTATTATCGGGCTGATGGCTTATGCCGGCTATAAAATAGACCAGTCGGCCGGGCACCAAACCAAGTGGGTTACAGCGGCTATGTCGCTGGCTGGTGTATTTATATCTATGTACCTTGTTATACGCGCAGTAAAAAATTGA
- the porN gene encoding type IX secretion system ring subunit PorN/GldN, whose protein sequence is MKKKLLIILLCTLSVAAFAQKAKPKAGAKTPGKKTTAPNKNAGIKNAGSTTQQAANNNAANKPVPPPVQQQPSVTDTTKKQAAVPAKPFERPLDGYYKKSNILSARVTPYANLRESDVVFSKRLWQEIDVREKSNTYLASPKSRLIDVLMDAVMAGELTAYDPNPTKDDPGGDMFTKPLKPEEAKGRMADSSLVEKRDSLNNVIKSNMVAGEFNPDSIVRFRIKEDWMFDKQRSVFEPRIIGIAPLIKPKATPGVELDLQPAFWIYFPEARQVLATKEVVNRDNDATGLSFDDVFMKRLFTAYVVKQSNNKDERIKDYAQGIDRLYESQRIKKTLMDWELDLWQY, encoded by the coding sequence ATGAAAAAGAAGCTTTTAATTATTTTACTTTGCACCCTTAGTGTGGCAGCTTTTGCACAAAAGGCTAAGCCAAAGGCTGGTGCAAAAACACCGGGCAAAAAAACAACTGCTCCTAATAAAAACGCCGGGATAAAAAACGCCGGCTCAACCACGCAGCAGGCTGCTAATAATAACGCGGCTAATAAACCGGTGCCACCGCCTGTACAGCAACAGCCATCGGTAACCGATACTACCAAAAAGCAAGCTGCCGTGCCGGCCAAACCTTTTGAAAGGCCGCTGGATGGTTATTATAAGAAATCCAATATCCTGAGTGCGCGTGTTACGCCTTACGCAAACCTTCGCGAATCGGATGTGGTGTTTTCTAAACGCCTTTGGCAGGAGATAGATGTGCGCGAGAAATCAAACACTTACCTGGCTTCGCCAAAATCGAGGTTGATAGATGTGCTGATGGATGCCGTTATGGCCGGTGAGTTAACCGCTTATGACCCGAACCCGACCAAAGATGATCCGGGAGGCGACATGTTCACCAAACCCTTAAAACCCGAAGAAGCTAAAGGCCGCATGGCAGATAGTTCGCTGGTGGAAAAACGCGACTCGCTTAATAACGTAATTAAAAGCAACATGGTAGCCGGCGAATTTAATCCGGATAGCATCGTGCGCTTCAGGATAAAGGAAGACTGGATGTTTGACAAACAACGTTCGGTATTTGAACCCCGTATTATTGGTATCGCGCCGTTGATCAAACCTAAAGCTACTCCGGGCGTTGAACTTGACCTGCAACCGGCATTTTGGATCTACTTTCCTGAGGCCCGCCAGGTATTGGCTACTAAAGAAGTGGTGAACCGCGACAACGATGCCACCGGCCTTAGTTTCGATGACGTGTTTATGAAACGCCTGTTTACTGCCTATGTGGTAAAACAATCGAACAATAAAGACGAACGTATCAAGGATTACGCCCAAGGGATTGATCGCTTATACGAATCGCAACGCATTAAGAAAACTTTAATGGACTGGGAATTGGATTTGTGGCAGTATTAA
- the uvrC gene encoding excinuclease ABC subunit UvrC produces MFDYREALKKIPHKPGVYQYWDSNNELMYIGKAKDLRNRVASYFINKDTQFNGKTRVLVSKIRNITFTIVDTEIDAWLLENSLIKKHQPRYNINLKDDKTYPWIIIKNENFPRIFWTRKIIRDGSKYLGPYGSVGMMHTILDLIRETYPLRTCNLPLTRQNIDAGKFKVCLEYQLGNCKGPCQNYQTEEDYQQNLEEITNILNGKTGAVVKGLKAQIDAAAANLDFELAHRLKNKFDVLENYQSKSTVVNSSITDVDVFSIASEEKYAFVNFLKVMNGTITQTQTIELKKKLDESDEELLTFAITEFRSRFNSQSKEIVVPFDIELDDPAIKFTVPKLGEKKKLLDLSQKNVIFFKTERIDQYEKLNPDVRTDRLLTQMMKDLRMNQLPRHIECFDNSNFQGKYPVSAIVVFKNAKPSKKDYRFFNVKTVEGPNDFATMEEAVFRRYRRMLDEGTALPQLIIIDGGKGQLSSAMKSLKLLGIETQVTIIGIAKRLEELFYPGDQYPMYLDKKSETLKIIQQLRDEAHRFGITAHRKKRDKGTLTTELHLIPGIGKVTADKLLKYFKSVKKVREATEEELLEAANLKQAKAIMEYFKAQ; encoded by the coding sequence ATGTTTGATTACAGGGAAGCTTTAAAGAAGATACCGCACAAGCCGGGGGTTTACCAATACTGGGACAGCAATAACGAGTTGATGTATATTGGTAAGGCTAAAGACCTGCGCAATCGTGTGGCATCGTACTTTATTAATAAGGATACGCAGTTCAACGGTAAAACGCGGGTGCTGGTATCCAAGATCCGCAACATCACCTTTACCATTGTTGATACCGAGATTGACGCCTGGCTGCTGGAAAACAGCCTGATCAAGAAGCATCAGCCGCGATACAACATCAATCTAAAGGACGATAAAACCTATCCCTGGATCATTATTAAGAACGAAAACTTCCCCCGCATTTTCTGGACACGCAAGATCATTCGTGATGGCTCAAAATATCTTGGCCCTTACGGCTCGGTGGGGATGATGCATACCATACTGGACCTGATACGTGAAACCTATCCCCTGCGCACCTGCAATCTGCCACTCACCCGCCAGAATATTGATGCAGGCAAGTTTAAGGTTTGTTTAGAATATCAGCTGGGCAACTGCAAGGGGCCCTGCCAAAACTATCAGACAGAAGAAGACTATCAGCAAAACCTGGAAGAGATCACCAACATACTGAACGGTAAAACCGGGGCAGTGGTAAAGGGACTGAAAGCCCAAATAGACGCGGCTGCCGCCAATCTTGATTTTGAACTGGCCCATCGTTTAAAAAACAAGTTTGATGTGCTGGAGAACTATCAAAGCAAGTCGACAGTGGTGAACTCATCAATTACTGATGTGGATGTATTTAGCATCGCGTCCGAAGAGAAGTATGCCTTTGTCAACTTCCTGAAAGTGATGAACGGCACTATTACGCAAACCCAAACCATCGAACTAAAGAAGAAACTGGACGAAAGCGACGAAGAATTGCTCACATTTGCCATAACCGAATTTCGGTCGAGGTTTAACAGCCAATCGAAAGAGATCGTTGTTCCGTTTGATATTGAACTGGATGACCCGGCTATTAAGTTTACCGTGCCTAAATTGGGTGAAAAGAAAAAGCTGCTCGATCTATCGCAAAAGAACGTGATCTTCTTCAAGACCGAACGTATCGATCAGTATGAAAAACTAAACCCGGATGTGCGCACCGACCGCCTGCTAACGCAGATGATGAAGGACCTGCGTATGAACCAGCTGCCGCGCCATATCGAGTGTTTTGATAACTCCAACTTTCAGGGTAAGTACCCGGTATCAGCTATTGTGGTATTTAAAAACGCTAAACCATCTAAAAAAGATTACCGTTTCTTTAACGTAAAAACGGTTGAAGGGCCTAATGACTTCGCGACGATGGAAGAAGCTGTTTTCCGCCGCTACCGCCGCATGCTGGATGAAGGGACAGCGTTGCCCCAGTTGATCATTATCGACGGGGGTAAAGGCCAATTATCGTCGGCCATGAAAAGCCTGAAATTGCTGGGTATAGAAACACAGGTAACCATAATAGGGATCGCTAAGCGGCTTGAGGAATTATTCTACCCCGGCGATCAGTACCCGATGTATTTAGATAAAAAATCGGAAACACTAAAGATCATTCAGCAACTGCGTGATGAAGCCCACCGCTTTGGCATTACCGCCCACCGCAAAAAACGCGATAAAGGGACGCTTACCACCGAATTGCACCTTATACCCGGCATTGGTAAAGTAACGGCGGATAAACTGCTGAAATACTTTAAATCTGTAAAAAAAGTGCGTGAAGCTACCGAGGAAGAATTGCTGGAAGCGGCTAATCTAAAGCAGGCTAAGGCGATAATGGAGTACTTTAAGGCACAGTAA
- a CDS encoding penicillin-binding protein 1A, protein MIVKLAQQDIRRYNRFIWKIVIGGFAIVVLLFVAVGLGLFGPLPSFRDLENPKSNQASEVLSDDGTRPLGSYYWENRSPVTYKELSPNLVHALVATEDTRFYKHSGIDFNRVFTIVLYNMIGKKQGGSTITQQLALNLYSERSHNKAKRFIQKLKEWITAVRLERHYTKEEIITMYFNTVSFGDYNTFGIKMAAQTYFSTTPDKLTPDQAAVLVGMVNAPALFSPIRHPKRSQDRRDFILGRMADEGFLSDGQVTEYRAKPLGLKFHRIDHNEGLAPYFRQTVKDEIRKILKDNGIVKPDGTQYDLDRDGLRIYTTINADMQKYAEEAQATYMRNLQAQFNEQWRGVKLSKSIHNYDLLIRQGMLRSDRYAFLKDQDKTDEDIREDFNTPTSLQLFTWHGKIDTVMKPIDSIVYNKLLLRNAMMSMDPVTGHIKAWVGGINFEHFKYDQVKQGARQVGSTAKPFTYSVAMENGDSPCRQVNNVPDTIYTPGSAPWCPRSGPKETIPGMLTLRQALAHSQNWITAHLMKEIGPVPVMELIKKAGITTQVQPYPSICLGVFDASVFDMTGAYTIFANQGIWTQPTWLLRIEDKNGNVLYTQHTPVKQVLNPQTAYVMTYMLKGVIEEGTGVRLRYKYNLNNPIGGKTGTTNDNSDGWFIGITPQLVTGVWTGCEDRDIHFRSTSQGEGANSALPIFALYMQKVYANPALGIKKNVDFVKPQNGVEIVTDCSVYNQAQTGQPASPAAPDKKLGF, encoded by the coding sequence ATGATTGTTAAGCTTGCACAACAAGATATAAGAAGATATAACCGCTTTATCTGGAAGATCGTTATCGGCGGATTTGCCATTGTTGTACTGCTGTTTGTAGCGGTAGGCCTTGGTTTGTTCGGGCCGCTGCCATCTTTCCGCGATCTGGAAAACCCCAAAAGCAACCAGGCCAGCGAGGTACTGTCTGATGATGGAACCAGGCCATTAGGCTCGTACTATTGGGAAAACCGTTCGCCGGTTACTTATAAAGAACTATCGCCCAACCTGGTGCACGCCCTGGTAGCGACGGAAGATACCCGCTTTTACAAGCACTCGGGTATCGATTTTAACCGCGTTTTTACCATCGTTTTGTATAACATGATAGGTAAAAAACAAGGAGGTAGTACCATTACACAGCAATTGGCGCTTAACCTGTATTCAGAACGATCGCATAATAAGGCTAAGCGTTTTATACAAAAGCTAAAAGAATGGATAACCGCTGTGCGACTGGAACGCCATTATACCAAGGAAGAGATCATTACCATGTATTTTAATACCGTTAGTTTTGGCGATTACAATACGTTTGGTATTAAAATGGCTGCTCAAACGTATTTCAGTACCACGCCCGATAAGCTAACGCCCGATCAGGCTGCCGTATTGGTAGGTATGGTAAATGCCCCTGCCCTCTTTTCGCCTATCAGGCATCCTAAACGCTCGCAGGACCGCCGCGATTTTATACTGGGCCGTATGGCCGATGAAGGCTTTTTAAGCGATGGCCAGGTAACCGAATACCGTGCAAAGCCGCTGGGCCTTAAATTTCACCGGATCGATCATAACGAAGGGTTAGCGCCTTATTTCCGTCAAACGGTTAAGGATGAGATCAGGAAGATATTAAAGGATAACGGTATAGTTAAACCTGATGGCACCCAATATGACCTTGACCGTGATGGATTGAGAATATACACTACCATTAATGCCGATATGCAAAAATATGCCGAAGAAGCGCAGGCTACTTATATGCGCAACCTGCAGGCACAGTTTAACGAGCAATGGCGTGGGGTAAAATTATCTAAGTCGATACATAATTACGATCTGCTGATCAGGCAGGGGATGCTACGATCTGACCGTTATGCCTTTTTAAAGGATCAGGATAAAACCGATGAAGATATCCGTGAGGATTTCAACACGCCTACCTCTCTGCAATTATTTACCTGGCACGGCAAGATAGATACGGTGATGAAACCTATCGATTCGATAGTATACAATAAACTGTTGCTGCGCAACGCTATGATGAGTATGGACCCTGTTACAGGGCACATCAAAGCGTGGGTGGGCGGTATCAACTTCGAACATTTTAAATACGACCAGGTGAAACAGGGCGCGCGGCAGGTTGGATCGACAGCCAAGCCGTTTACCTATTCTGTCGCGATGGAAAATGGGGATTCGCCGTGCAGGCAGGTAAACAACGTACCCGATACTATCTACACCCCCGGCAGCGCCCCATGGTGCCCACGGTCGGGACCAAAGGAAACCATACCCGGTATGCTAACCCTGCGCCAGGCATTGGCCCACTCGCAAAACTGGATAACCGCCCACCTGATGAAGGAAATTGGCCCGGTGCCCGTTATGGAACTGATAAAAAAAGCAGGCATAACCACTCAGGTGCAACCATATCCGTCTATTTGCCTGGGCGTATTTGATGCCAGCGTTTTCGACATGACAGGCGCTTATACCATATTTGCCAACCAGGGCATTTGGACACAGCCGACCTGGCTGCTTCGTATCGAGGATAAAAACGGAAACGTGCTATATACACAACATACGCCTGTTAAGCAGGTGCTAAATCCGCAAACCGCCTACGTGATGACCTATATGCTGAAAGGTGTAATTGAAGAAGGCACAGGTGTACGTTTACGCTATAAATACAATCTGAATAATCCAATTGGCGGTAAAACCGGTACTACCAACGACAACTCCGATGGCTGGTTCATCGGCATAACACCACAACTGGTTACCGGCGTATGGACAGGTTGCGAAGACCGCGATATTCACTTCCGCAGCACATCGCAGGGCGAGGGCGCCAATTCGGCATTGCCTATATTTGCCTTATATATGCAAAAGGTGTACGCAAACCCGGCGCTGGGAATTAAGAAGAATGTAGACTTTGTAAAACCCCAAAACGGCGTGGAAATCGTAACCGATTGTAGTGTTTATAACCAGGCGCAAACTGGCCAGCCTGCATCACCAGCCGCGCCCGATAAAAAATTGGGGTTTTGA
- the porL gene encoding type IX secretion system motor protein PorL/GldL, with protein MAGKKKLTATRVLHTLISWGASVVIIGAMMKILHMHGGDTWIEAGLITEAALFFITGFVAPGEDLAWERVYPELRDDYDGELPASSAKSIGGGSAPSSTAALDKMLADAKIGPELIGSLGDGLRSFGTTVSSISKVADAGMATNEFAASMKSASAGYQSLSVAFEKASANLSEMANSNIDSKAYHDQVNSLAKNLSALNAVYELELQDSSAHLKSMNKFYSNLDLTMRNFNESMEDSKQFKEEVGRLAKNLASLNSVYGNMLSAMNQPRT; from the coding sequence ATGGCTGGCAAAAAGAAACTTACTGCTACGAGAGTTTTACACACGCTGATATCATGGGGGGCGAGTGTGGTTATTATTGGTGCAATGATGAAAATATTGCACATGCACGGAGGTGATACATGGATAGAGGCGGGTTTAATAACTGAAGCAGCCCTGTTCTTTATTACCGGCTTTGTTGCACCCGGCGAAGATTTGGCATGGGAACGTGTGTATCCTGAACTTCGCGACGATTATGATGGCGAACTGCCAGCATCATCGGCAAAAAGCATTGGTGGCGGATCTGCTCCATCATCAACAGCAGCATTAGATAAGATGCTGGCTGATGCTAAAATTGGCCCGGAACTGATAGGTAGCCTGGGCGATGGCTTACGTAGTTTCGGTACTACCGTATCGTCAATTTCAAAAGTTGCCGATGCAGGTATGGCTACTAACGAATTTGCAGCGAGCATGAAATCGGCAAGCGCAGGCTACCAGAGCCTGAGCGTAGCGTTCGAGAAGGCTTCGGCCAACCTTAGTGAAATGGCTAACTCTAACATCGATTCGAAAGCTTACCACGATCAGGTGAATAGCTTAGCCAAAAACCTGTCCGCACTTAACGCCGTATACGAATTGGAGTTACAGGATTCGAGCGCGCACCTGAAATCGATGAACAAGTTCTACTCTAACCTGGATCTTACCATGCGCAACTTTAACGAGTCGATGGAAGATTCGAAACAGTTTAAAGAAGAAGTTGGCCGTTTAGCTAAGAACCTGGCATCGTTAAATTCGGTTTATGGTAATATGTTATCGGCAATGAACCAGCCACGCACCTAA
- the porW gene encoding type IX secretion system periplasmic lipoprotein PorW/SprE, translating to MKRASTLYSFRYLAFTVLASLLAIGCSLEKESGFNRTMQNLTAHYNILFNANDLLRQKQEVYQTSYIDAYNQLLSVYQDTAAHPNNAVDKELEAAITKANTIISVKEQSHYIGDAYLVLGKANHLYGHYFNAIEFFRYVTLSFPKQKALVQEARVWQARSAIYLNQMDQAKELIDSTIKNVNPKKSITGDVYGTALQYHMNMGEYTDAEAMAKLAVKYANTKQERLRRTFILAQLQELNREQQDAYQNYSKVVKSNASFEMAFNADLNRIRLEDEHANRSLTRMERLKRLLRDDKNVDFTDQIYYQIGLLYLAGNDIDNAIKNFQLSVRYSTKNQNQKGLSYLRLADISFKNQGNYVKAKKYYDSTLLNLSPTYPDYTQIQKKNNNLQVLADRLQIIGHEDTLQTLAKLDEKDRNARIEEMVNRHTQQLQASASAIDPLNNAYTNSIAAGGSSATGTSSFYFYNSASIANGYASFKRVWGNRKLEDNWRRSRHISGDAVAATPTQFQNADPDAVATPANSKTVDEISSNNYKQELLQNLPLTPQKLDQSNQRVYNAYTDIANFYRDILDDKKEAIEAYQTLLTRYPNDPNKPAVFYSLYRLYFETGNAVRADEYKNRLLKDYASSIYAQVITDPDYSKRIDDRDAGFNLLYNQVYDLYAKRKYADVINKADSLLRVYPGSKFAAQLNYLRAISNGHKEKFDPFRSELLAITQKYPNDRLITPLINQHIVYLEENKAKMSAREFALMDNDPSEEPFIPATVPSQPVVKAPVQNQPQQKPVVQNQQPVKQTITPPANNNPVTQQQVPPPVNNPVVNNTQPPAATNPAPGNPSVTPTAPAVKSIFSLKDSTNYYFVVNVSTGTVNLSSSRFGIGQFNRANYQGTGISHQLKNAGDNNQLVYVGRFNNITAVKNYARAIIPLMPQIMKVPADKYTFFIITQENLDKLADKKTLDSYIDFYQKNY from the coding sequence TTGAAGCGCGCTTCTACATTATATAGTTTTAGATATTTAGCATTTACAGTTTTAGCATCGTTGCTGGCCATTGGCTGTTCTTTAGAAAAAGAGAGCGGCTTTAACCGCACTATGCAAAACCTCACCGCGCATTATAACATCCTGTTTAATGCCAACGATCTGCTGCGCCAAAAGCAGGAAGTTTACCAAACCAGTTATATTGATGCTTACAACCAGTTGTTAAGCGTTTACCAGGATACCGCCGCACACCCTAACAACGCTGTTGATAAGGAGTTGGAAGCCGCCATTACCAAAGCCAATACCATTATCAGCGTAAAAGAACAAAGCCATTATATAGGCGATGCCTATTTGGTTTTGGGCAAGGCCAATCATTTGTACGGCCATTATTTTAACGCGATAGAGTTTTTCAGGTACGTTACCCTTTCCTTTCCAAAACAAAAGGCCCTGGTGCAGGAAGCCCGGGTATGGCAGGCACGGTCGGCCATCTACCTTAACCAAATGGATCAGGCTAAGGAACTGATCGACTCGACCATTAAAAATGTGAACCCTAAAAAAAGTATTACCGGCGATGTTTACGGTACAGCCCTGCAATACCACATGAACATGGGCGAGTATACCGATGCCGAAGCCATGGCCAAACTGGCCGTAAAATATGCCAATACCAAGCAGGAACGCCTGCGCCGTACATTTATACTTGCCCAGCTACAGGAACTGAACCGTGAACAACAGGATGCTTATCAAAACTACAGCAAGGTTGTAAAAAGCAATGCCTCGTTCGAGATGGCTTTTAATGCCGATCTGAACCGCATACGCCTGGAAGACGAACACGCCAACCGCAGCCTTACCCGTATGGAAAGGTTAAAGCGTTTGCTGCGCGATGATAAGAACGTTGATTTTACCGACCAGATCTATTACCAGATCGGCCTGCTTTATTTGGCCGGCAACGATATTGATAACGCGATAAAAAACTTCCAGCTATCGGTTAGGTACAGCACTAAAAATCAAAACCAAAAGGGCCTCTCCTATTTACGCCTGGCCGATATCAGCTTTAAAAATCAGGGCAATTATGTAAAGGCCAAAAAATATTACGATAGTACGCTGCTTAACCTCTCGCCCACCTATCCTGATTATACGCAGATCCAAAAAAAGAACAACAACCTGCAGGTGCTGGCCGACCGCCTGCAGATCATTGGCCACGAAGACACCCTGCAAACACTGGCCAAACTGGATGAGAAAGACCGCAACGCGCGTATTGAAGAAATGGTGAACCGTCACACCCAGCAACTGCAGGCATCGGCTTCTGCTATCGATCCTTTAAATAATGCTTACACCAACAGCATTGCAGCCGGTGGCAGTTCGGCAACGGGTACCAGCAGTTTTTATTTTTATAATTCGGCATCTATAGCCAATGGCTATGCCAGTTTTAAACGGGTGTGGGGTAACCGCAAGCTGGAGGATAACTGGCGCCGCAGCAGGCACATCAGCGGCGATGCTGTAGCCGCCACGCCAACCCAATTCCAAAACGCCGATCCGGACGCTGTAGCTACACCGGCAAATTCAAAAACGGTTGATGAGATCTCTTCTAATAACTATAAGCAGGAATTACTGCAAAACCTGCCGCTTACGCCGCAGAAATTAGATCAATCTAACCAGCGGGTTTATAATGCCTATACCGATATCGCTAATTTTTACCGCGATATCCTGGATGATAAAAAGGAAGCTATAGAGGCTTATCAAACCCTGCTCACCCGCTACCCTAACGACCCGAACAAGCCGGCCGTGTTTTATAGCCTGTATCGTTTGTATTTTGAAACCGGTAACGCGGTTAGGGCCGATGAATATAAAAACCGCTTACTTAAAGATTATGCTTCGAGCATATACGCGCAGGTGATCACCGATCCTGATTATAGTAAACGGATTGATGACAGGGATGCCGGCTTTAACCTGCTTTATAACCAGGTTTACGATTTATATGCCAAACGAAAATATGCCGATGTGATCAATAAGGCCGATAGCCTGCTGCGGGTATATCCCGGCAGTAAATTTGCCGCCCAACTGAATTACCTGCGTGCTATCTCCAATGGCCATAAAGAAAAGTTCGATCCGTTCCGCAGCGAACTGCTGGCCATTACCCAAAAGTACCCGAACGACAGGCTGATCACCCCGCTTATTAACCAGCATATTGTATACCTCGAGGAAAACAAGGCCAAAATGTCGGCCCGCGAGTTCGCGCTGATGGATAATGATCCATCCGAAGAACCTTTTATCCCGGCAACGGTTCCATCGCAACCAGTGGTTAAAGCGCCTGTGCAAAATCAGCCGCAACAAAAACCGGTGGTACAAAACCAGCAGCCGGTAAAACAAACCATTACTCCGCCTGCAAATAATAACCCGGTAACACAACAACAGGTTCCGCCACCGGTAAATAACCCGGTTGTTAATAATACGCAGCCACCAGCCGCTACAAACCCGGCACCGGGCAACCCGTCCGTAACGCCAACGGCACCGGCGGTTAAAAGCATATTTTCGTTAAAAGATAGTACCAATTACTATTTTGTGGTAAATGTAAGTACGGGTACGGTCAACCTGTCGTCATCACGTTTTGGCATCGGGCAGTTTAACAGGGCAAATTACCAGGGCACCGGGATATCGCACCAGTTAAAAAATGCCGGCGATAACAACCAACTGGTTTATGTAGGCCGCTTTAATAATATAACTGCTGTAAAGAATTATGCCCGGGCCATTATCCCGCTGATGCCGCAGATAATGAAGGTGCCGGCAGATAAATACACGTTTTTTATCATAACACAGGAAAATCTGGATAAATTAGCCGACAAAAAAACGTTAGACAGCTATATAGACTTCTATCAAAAAAATTATTAG